TATAGCATGAACTCTGATATTAAATATATCGCTGATATTGTTGGCATTCCACATGAAAAAATTATCTATACAAATGGTGATTGGAAGAAATATAGTTGGGCTATTGCTCAGTATTGCCATGATAAATTAGACACAGAAAGATATAATTGGAAGAAATATAGTTACATGGTTGCAGAATATTGTCCCGATAAATTAGACCCTGAGAAATATAATTGGGAAGAACATAGCGATTATGTTGCAAGATATTGTCCTGAAAAACTTGATGCAGAGAAATATAATTGGGAACAATATAGTTGGGAAGTAGAAAAATTTTGTCCAGAAAAATTGGTATTAAAACCTAAAAAATAAATAACTATGAAAAAGCTACCAAAAGAAATAGACAGAACAAAAATCTATTTTAAAGTTACAAATGAAAAAGAAAATCATTATGGATTACAATATCATGATGGATTAGTCGAAGACATAATTCCATTTAACGATAATTCAGAAGATAGTTGTGTTGAAGGTGGTATTTATTTTACCGATTTAGAAAACATATATGAATTCTTTGATTATGGTTGCTATATACGTCCATTAACTATTCCCGGTAACGCTAAGGTTGTATTATTTCTCCAGCTACTTCGGTGGTGGTGGACAGGAAAGTGCCACGCAATCCCTTACTGCTGTTACACTCAAACGTTAGCAACAAGCCTAAAAACCCGAACCTCTACACAGAAGTTCGGGTTTTTTGTTTTAGGTTCTTTTAAAAAATGTAGTAGTGTAATACTTTTGAAAATAGGAGTATGGTGTAATGGTAGCATAATTCTCTCCAAAAGAATTGGTTAGGGTTCAAATCCTTATACTCCTGCTAAGATTACTAACAACAAATTATTAACAATAAAACTACATTGTGACGTGGGTGAGCGGTGCAGCCACCAGTCTGATAAATTGGGTACGTAAAGTACGAGGTGGTTCAACTCCCACCGTCACAACAAAATATAACGGCTCGTAGCTCAGCCTGGTGAGAGCGTCTGACTGATACTCAGAAGGTCGTAAGTTCAAATCCTACCGAGCCGACAAATTAAAAACATTAAAAAATAGAAATTATGACATATACTTTTAAACATAAACATTTTAAATTTAGTCGCATAAGTGGCTCAGGATAATATTACCTATAAATTAAAATTAGGTGTGTAACCCAGAGCCAAGAAAGGTTCTGGGTTTTTTGTTAAGTTCTTTTTTTATTGAAAAAATGAGGGTATAGCTCAATTGGTGGAGCTTCTGACTTTTAATCAGAAGGGTGACGTATGTCCGTTGTGGGTTCGAGTCCCACTACCCTCACTTTAATCATTCGTATTCGTAGTTGGCGAACCAGAATACCACAAGGAGTAGTAGCTCAGTAGGTAGAGCGCTGGACTGAAAATCCAGGTCTTGCGGCAGTTCGATTCTGCCCTTCTCCGCAACAAACATGGTGTCTGTAATCGGTAATTGGTGTCCGACCAGATTGTGACTCTGGAAACCATAAGGTTCATGTGGGTTCGAATCCCATCAGACACCCAATGGTGAGGTAGCAAAGGTGGTCTATGCAGGGGACTGAAAATCCTCAAATGTGGGTTCAACTCCCACCCTCACCACAAAAGGAAAAGATAGATATAATGTGAGTTAGTGATATAATGATGCAATATACTTTTAATTTATAAGTTTTCTGTCTCACTTGAATATGTAATTAAAATCAACAAATTGCGTCTGTATCGTAATTTGGCGAACGGTCCTGATTCCAACCAGACGCACTAAAAATCCTTAAAAGCAACCATAATTATTTTTCATCGTCTATATAAAAAAATAGACATAAATTATGGACGATTTTTTCAAACATATAAAATCAATATTAGAAAATTATGAAATGCCATACGATGAAAATGAATGGCTTAAAATTCAAAAAACTTTGAGGGTGAGAAAACTTAAAAGATTATTGAAGTATACCAGTATTGGTGTTACTTCAATAATCTTTTTTGTTTTTAGTGTAATTTATTTATCAAACAATAATAATAAAAATACACTAAACATCTCAAAAGTAAAACAACCGTTAAAAATAGAAATACCTATTGAAAAAATAGTTATATTGAATGATGAATCATATATTGTTGATATTAATACTACAAAAAAAGAAGAAATTCTACTAGAAGATATACAAGAATATAAACCAATTATAGATGAAACTGAATTTGTACAAAATATCGTAATAGAAGATAAGGATACAATAAATATTATAGAAAATAACATTTTATATAATGATGATATAGTTTCTATTAAAACAGATTCAACATATACAGATTCACTATTAGTTGATACAACAAATATTGGAATTATAAAACCGACATATTACTTACCAACAGCATTTTCACCTAATGGTGATGGTGTTAATGATGAATTTTTTGTTGTTGGTGTTGATTTAACAAATATAAATTTCCAACTATTGATCTATGATAGATGGGGAAATAAAGTTTTTGAAACTATGACACCAGACTATAAATGGACTGGTGATAATTATAAACAAGGCGTTTATATTTGGATTTTTAGATACCAAGATAATGATGGTATTATACATATAGATAAAGGACAAGTTACCTTGATAAAATAATAAAAAATAAATTATTGATATGTCCAGAATTTCAGAAGTATCGGAAATGGACACTTGAATTGACAAAGGAATAATAAAGAATTCATACAAAATTAGTGACTAAAAGGCGATGGAAGTAAATCAAACAACAAAAGCAGTCGTTTATGATAACATTTAAAACGACTGCTTTAAGTAAGAGACATACGTATTTTCTTTTTTTATTATTTTATTACTTCGATACTGCGTTTTATAAAATTGCTAAATGCCTCACCTTTAAGTAGGTTGTGAGAGAGCAATGCAATATCTATTAATTGTTTAACAATTGTATTATTGGCTCCAAATTGTTCAAGTTTTTCTTTTCTTTCTTTTTTTAATTCTTCAAGTTCTTTTTCTTTGGTTTTGAGATAATCTTTTTCGGTAGTAGTTAACTCTTCTTCTTTTTTCTTTTTTTGTTCTTCTTTTAATTTATCAATTTCAGTTTGAAAGGATTCAATTTTTTTATCGAGTTTTTGTAAGTCTTCTGAAAGTTGTTCTTCTTTTTCGCTGACTATTTTTTTAATAATAGAGTGAGAAGTATTTACAACCATTGAGTACATGTCTGGTATTCCGCCATACATACTCTTAGGCGAAAATTGTGACATATCTTTCATTCTTCGCATATACTCGCTGCGAGTAATCACTAACGGCAAATCGTTTTCGTTAAGTGCTTCGTATGAAATTAAAAATTCTTCTTTGTTAGGTAAAGCTCCAAAAAACACATGTCGTAAATCATTTTGATCTGATTCGCTCATTTCTACTTTGCGTTGTTCTTCTTTTTCTATTAGTTTATCAATAGTTTCGGCATCAATTCGTTTGAAAGAAGTTTTTGTTAGTTTTTGTTCCAAATAGTTAATAAAATGTAAATCTAATTGCCCATCAAAAATAAGAACATCGTAACCTTTGTTTTTTGCTTGTTCGATATATGTATATTGTTCTTCTTTGTCGGTAGCATATAAATAAATGGTATTTCCTTTTTTTTTCGGTTTGATTTTCTTTAACCAATTTTTCGTATTCTTCAAATGTAAAATACTTATTATCAACATTTTTAAACAATGCAAATTTTTCGGCACGTTCGTAAAATTTTTCATCGCTAATCATGCCATATTGTATGAATAATTTTAAATCGTCCCATTTTTTTTCAAAGTCTTGACGATCGTTTTTGAATATATCAAAAAGTTTATCAGCTACTTTTTTAGTAATATGTGATGATATTTTTTTTACGTTGCTATCACTTTGTAAGTAACTGCGAAACATTCAACGGTATATCGGGCGAATCGATAACTCCATGAAGCAACATTAAGTAATCGGGGACAATACCTTCTACCTGGTCGGTTACATATACTTGGTTGCAATAAAGTTGAATTTTATTTTTTTGAATATCGAATCTATTTTTAATTCGTGGAAAATACAAGATTCCTGTTAAGTTAAAAGGATAATCAACATTTAAATGTATATTGAATAGTGGTTCTTCGAAAATATCTTGGTATAATTCATAGTAAAATGACTTATAATCTTCGTCTTTTAAATCAGCTGGTTTTTTGTCCAGAGTGGATGTGGATTATTGATAATATTATCTTTGTCGGTTTCAACATATTTA
This Ignavibacteria bacterium DNA region includes the following protein-coding sequences:
- a CDS encoding HAD family hydrolase, producing the protein MDKKLKISFDFDGTLTNSKICELAKTLVNNGADVWILTSRIDNTFFENNTVYHYSMNSDIKYIADIVGIPHEKIIYTNGDWKKYSWAIAQYCHDKLDTERYNWKKYSYMVAEYCPDKLDPEKYNWEEHSDYVARYCPEKLDAEKYNWEQYSWEVEKFCPEKLVLKPKK